The Bacteroidetes bacterium GWF2_43_63 region AAGCGCGGTAATGAACAACACTCAGATCCCCAAACGATACGCACGGGCGCTTTTTGAACTGGCCGATGAAATGAATATTCTGCCTGCAGTTGAGCAAAATATTCGTTTGCTGAAAAGCACCTGCGAGCAAGTTCCCGAATTCAGACAACTTCTGCGTAGCCCGATTGTAAAACCATTACTGAAAAAGAAAGTAGTGTCCGCACTGTTCGAAAAGGATTTTCACGATCTCAGCATACGCTTTCTGAAGCTTGTTATTCAACAGGGTCGCGAAAACTATTTGCTTGAAACAGCAAATGAATTCATTGCACTTTGCAGAGAAAAAGATGGAATAATTGAAGTTGAGCTTACATCAGCAGTAAACCTGAACGAAGAAATTATAAAGCAAATTGAAGACAGAATTTCTGAGCTCACTGGCTTGAAACCTGACACAACCAGAAAAGTCAATCCAAATTTGCTGGGTGGCTTTAAGGTTCGCTTTGGCGACAACATGTATGATGCATCTCTCAGAAATAAAATATTGAAAATCAAACGCGATTTTCAAACTAACATTTACGAAAAAGGATTTTAAAAAAGGGTATATATGGCAGAAATAAAACCATCGGAAGTAACCGCCATTCTTCGTCAGCAGATTTCGGGAATGAATCTCGGAAGCAACCTCGAAGAAACAGGAACCGTACTTGAAATAGGCGACGGAATTGCGCGCGTGTATGGACTTAGCAACGCCCGCGCCGGCGAAATGGTCGAATTCGAAAAAACAGGACTCAAGGGTATCGTGCTAAACCTCGAAACCGACAATGTCGGGATTGTGCTTCTCGGAGGCACCCAAAATCTGAACGAAGGAGATGTGGTAAAACGCACCGGAACGATTGCTTCAATTATGGTCGGCGAAGGATTACTTGGTCGTGTTATCAACACCATCGGTGAACCCATCGACGGCAAAGGCCCGATTCAGGGTGAATTGTTCGAAATGCCGCTCGAGCGAAAAGCTCCGGGCGTTATTTTCCGTCAACCGGTAACTGAACCGCTGCAAACCGGTATCAAAGCCATCGATGCTATGATCCCCATCGGCCGGGGTCAGCGCGAACTCATTATTGGTGACCGTCAGACCGGAAAAACTGCAATTGCGATTGACACCATCATCAACCAGCGCGAGAATTACGAAAAAGGAAATCCGGTTTATTGCATTTATGTGGCCATTGGACAGAAAGGTTCGACGGTTGCACAGATTGCTAAAACGCTCGAAGAAAAAGGCGCCATGCCTTACACAGTTATTATTTCAGCAACCGCTTCGATGCCTGCCGCACTGCAATTCTACGCACCATACGCAGGCGCATCTATCGGCGAATATTTCCGCGATACTGGTCGTCCTGCTTTGGCTATTTACGATGACTTATCAAAACAGGCCGTAGCATACCGTGAAGTTTCACTGTTGCTGCGTCGTCCGCCGGGACGCGAAGCATATCCGGGCGATGTTTTCTACCTCCACTCTCGCTTACTTGAGCGCGCTGCAAAAGTGATTAAAAGCGACGAAGTGGCCAAACAAATGAATGACCTGCCGGAAAGCATCAGACATCTTGTAAAAGGTGGCGGCTCTCTGACTGCACTTCCAATCATCGAAACACAGGCAGGTGACGTTTCTGCATACATTCCGACCAACGTTATTTCCATTACCGATGGTCAGATTTTTCTCGAGACTAACCTCTTCAACTCCGGTATCCGCCCCGCTATCAACGTGGGTATCTCGGTTAGCCGCGTAGGCGGTAACGCTCAGATCAAGGCAATGAAGAAAATTGCGGGAACCCTCAAGATTGATCAGGCCCAGTTCCGCGAACTTGAAGCATTTTCAAAATTCGGCTCCGATCTCGACGCATCTACCAAGGCCGTTCTCGACAAAGGAACCCGCAACGTGGAAATTTTAAAACAGCCGCAATATTCGCCCATGTCGGTCGAAAAGCAAGTGGCCATCATCTTTGCAGGAACTCGTGGATTGTTGAAAGCAGTCCCCATAAAACAGGTTAAAAATTTCGAAACTGAATATCTGCATCATCTCGAAGACCATCACGCTGACATTTTGAGCGAACTTCGCAAAGGTGTACTGACAGACGAAATGATTGCCAAACTTGATAAAATAGCGCTTGATATTGCAGGCCGCTACCACTAAAAAAGATCTGACATGGCAAATCTGAAAGAAGTCAGAAACCGCATTCAGTCGGTAACAACCACCAAGCAGATCACATCGGCCATGAAGCTGGTGTCGGCCTCGAAGCTGCGCAGGGCACAGGATAACATTCTGCGCTTGCGGCCCTATGCTTCGAAGCTGCGCGAGATAATGGGCCGCGTGGCCGCGGGCGTTGATGACCTTCCAAATGATGGCGTTTTTGCTCAACGTAATCCCGATAAAATTCTGATGGTCGTGTTTTCAGCCAACAGAGGGCTTTGTGGTGTTTTCAATGCAAACATAGCCAAGCAGGTAAACATGCTTATCGAAGGAACTTACAGCAAAAGTTTCAAAGCTGGTAAAATCGATTTCATTTCTTTCGGCCGCAAAGCCCCCGATCTTCTGAAAAAGAAAGGGTGCAGCTTTTCGAAAGATTTCAATTATCTGATTGATAAACCTTCGTTTGAAGAAGTGGCTGAATTCTGCGACAGCATTGTAAAAGAATATATTGCCGGTAAATACGATGCCATCGTTCTTGTTTACAACCAATTCAGAAATGCTGCCCAGCAGGCGCCGACAAACGAATTGTTGCTGCCATTTAAACTTGATTCAAACAAACAAATGG contains the following coding sequences:
- a CDS encoding ATP synthase F1 subunit delta; the encoded protein is MNNTQIPKRYARALFELADEMNILPAVEQNIRLLKSTCEQVPEFRQLLRSPIVKPLLKKKVVSALFEKDFHDLSIRFLKLVIQQGRENYLLETANEFIALCREKDGIIEVELTSAVNLNEEIIKQIEDRISELTGLKPDTTRKVNPNLLGGFKVRFGDNMYDASLRNKILKIKRDFQTNIYEKGF
- a CDS encoding F0F1 ATP synthase subunit alpha, giving the protein MAEIKPSEVTAILRQQISGMNLGSNLEETGTVLEIGDGIARVYGLSNARAGEMVEFEKTGLKGIVLNLETDNVGIVLLGGTQNLNEGDVVKRTGTIASIMVGEGLLGRVINTIGEPIDGKGPIQGELFEMPLERKAPGVIFRQPVTEPLQTGIKAIDAMIPIGRGQRELIIGDRQTGKTAIAIDTIINQRENYEKGNPVYCIYVAIGQKGSTVAQIAKTLEEKGAMPYTVIISATASMPAALQFYAPYAGASIGEYFRDTGRPALAIYDDLSKQAVAYREVSLLLRRPPGREAYPGDVFYLHSRLLERAAKVIKSDEVAKQMNDLPESIRHLVKGGGSLTALPIIETQAGDVSAYIPTNVISITDGQIFLETNLFNSGIRPAINVGISVSRVGGNAQIKAMKKIAGTLKIDQAQFRELEAFSKFGSDLDASTKAVLDKGTRNVEILKQPQYSPMSVEKQVAIIFAGTRGLLKAVPIKQVKNFETEYLHHLEDHHADILSELRKGVLTDEMIAKLDKIALDIAGRYH
- a CDS encoding ATP synthase F1 subunit gamma, with protein sequence MANLKEVRNRIQSVTTTKQITSAMKLVSASKLRRAQDNILRLRPYASKLREIMGRVAAGVDDLPNDGVFAQRNPDKILMVVFSANRGLCGVFNANIAKQVNMLIEGTYSKSFKAGKIDFISFGRKAPDLLKKKGCSFSKDFNYLIDKPSFEEVAEFCDSIVKEYIAGKYDAIVLVYNQFRNAAQQAPTNELLLPFKLDSNKQMGGVDYILEPEREKMFALIVPKTLKLQLYKALLDSIASEHGARMTSMHKATDNATEILKDLRLSYNKARQAAITNEIIEIVSGAEALRG